A window of the Cannabis sativa cultivar Pink pepper isolate KNU-18-1 chromosome X, ASM2916894v1, whole genome shotgun sequence genome harbors these coding sequences:
- the LOC115709512 gene encoding 3-ketoacyl-CoA synthase 10 — translation MLLEHNNINHHKNIMEKERALLSTEIVNKGIECSGPNAGSPTFSVRVRRKLPDFVTSVNLKYVKLGYHHLINHGIYLVTIPLVVLVLSAEVGNTLTSREELWKKVWEDARYDLATLLGFFALFVFTCSLYFMSRPRSIYLLDFACFRPNDNLKVTKEEFIEIARKSGKFEEESLLFQKKIVNSSGLGDETYIPKSVIMSSENASTMKEGRAEASMVMFGALDELFEKTRVRPKDVGILVVNCSLFNPTPSLSAMIINHYKMRGNILSFNLGGMGCSAGIIAVDLARDMLQANPNNYAVVVSTEMVGYNWYPGNDRSMLIPNCFFRMGCSALLLSNRRRDFHRAKYRLEHIVRTHKGADDSSFRAIYQEEDEKRQKGLKISKDIMEIGGDAIKTNITTLGPLVLPLSEQLLFFATLLWTHLFGGRATTSAEKGSSPHPRPSLSPATTKKPYIPDYKLAFEHFCVHAASKHVLDELQKNLGLSSGHVEASRMTLHRFGNTSSSSIWYELSYLEAKEKVKRGDRVWMLSFGSGFKCNSLVWRSLKRIRKPLRNNPWLDCIDRYPINN, via the exons atgttattagaacacaataatattaaTCATCATAAAAATATCATGGAAAAAGAAAGAGCTCTGTTATCAACAGAGATAGTAAACAAAGGAATAGAGTGCTCGGGGCCCAACGCAGGGTCCCCGACATTTTCCGTTAGAGTCCGGCGTAAATTGCCGGACTTTGTTACCTCGGTTAACCTAAAATACGTGAAATTAGGTTACCACCATTTGATCAATCATGGAATATATTTGGTGACCATTCCTTTGGTGGTGCTCGTATTGAGTGCTGAAGTGGGTAACACTTTGACGAGCAGAGAAGAGCTTTGGAAAAAAGTTTGGGAAGATGCTCGGTATGATTTGGCCACTCTGCTCGGCTTCTTCGCTCTCTTTGTCTTCACTTGCTCGCTTTATTTCATGTCTCGGCCGAGGTCCATTTATCTTCTCGATTTTGCTTGTTTTCGCCCTAATGATAATCTTaag GTGACAAAAGAAGAGTTCATAGAAATTGCAAGAAAATCGGGAAAATTTGAGGAAGAAAGCTtattattccaaaaaaaaattgtgaactcaTCAGGGCTTGGGGATGAAACATACATCCCAAAATCAGTGATCATGTCGAGCGAGAATGCATCGACCATGAAAGAAGGTCGAGCTGAGGCATCAATGGTAATGTTTGGAGCCCTAGACGAGCTATTCGAGAAAACTCGAGTGAGGCCTAAGGATGTAGGTATACTCGTAGTGAATTGTAGCTTATTTAACCCTACACCTTCTCTTTCGGCTATGATCATAAACCACTACAAGATGAGAGGTAATATTTTGAGCTTCAATCTTGGTGGGATGGGGTGTAGTGCGGGGATCATAGCCGTTGATCTAGCTCGGGATATGCTCCAAGCAAACCCTAATAACTACGCCGTGGTTGTGAGTACTGAGATGGTAGGGTACAATTGGTACCCTGGCAATGATCGCTCTATGCTCATCCCTAATTGTTTCTTTCGCATGGGTTGTTCTGCTCTTCTACTTTCTAATCGTCGACGTGACTTTCATCGTGCTAAGTATCGCCTAGAACACATCGTCAGAACCCATAAAGGCGCTGACGATTCGAGCTTCAG GGCTATTTACCAAGAAGAAGATGAGAAAAGACAAAAAGGTCTAAAAATAAGCAAAGACATAATGGAAATAGGAGGTGATGCCATCAAAACCAACATCACAACATTGGGCCCACTAGTCCTTCCTTTATCGGAACAACTCCTCTTTTTTGCCACTCTCCTTTGGACCCACCTTTTCGGCGGTAGGGCTACCACATCCGCCGAAAAGGGTAGCTCTCCTCATCCCCGACCATCGCTATCTCCTGCCACAACTAAGAAACCGTACATCCCAGACTACAAACTCGCGTTTGAGCACTTTTGTGTGCATGCTGCGAGCAAACATGTGCTCGACGAGCTACAAAAAAATTTAGGGCTTAGCTCGGGCCATGTGGAGGCATCGAGAATGACCCTCCACCGATTCGGGAACACATCGAGTAGTAGCATATGGTACGAATTGTCCTATCTCGAGGCCAAGGAAAAAGTCAAAAGAGGAGACCGTGTTTGGATGTTGTCGTTCGGATCTGGTTTTAAGTGCAATAGCCTTGTTTGGAGGTCGCTTAAGCGTATTCGAAAGCCTTTGAGGAATAATCCTTGGCTTGATTGCATTGATAGGTATCCAATCAATAACTAA